The region TCGTCCTTTAGAGGAGATAAAAGCTAGACTTTGACGATAGCCTTTCCTGTGTTGGCTCCGGTGAAGAGTTCAGTGAATGCTTTGAACATGTTATCGAACCCATCAGTCCTGTGCTCTCGAACCTTGATCTTGCCCTGCAACAATAAATAGTGAcaagtatataaaaaatgatttgctcCCTCGGCGCTGAAAATAGTGGAGTTACATGTTGAATACGTAGAGGAAGATCAAATTAGCGTTAGACAGTAAATATTACCTGATAAAAATTGAGCTGAGCTCGGATCATAtgaaaatagaatacataaTAATGGTGTTTAAGATGATATACAAGGAATGGAATGAAGGTACCTAGCTTCTTCCGAGGCAGGTctttcgtattttttttttcattttaaaaagaggagcctggggcctgttgcattaAGATTTGCACTTAATtgcaacaataaaataaaatcaaaatacaccTTTCTGATTGGGTGAAAAtaaagttgcgtttgattgcaactctttctgaacaaaataaatatcaccaatcacacaacggatcagtggccacctattgttctcgcgtttgtgcgtacggtcttggagattagtataaatagagtacgatatcggacaatctaaagagttgcagcggcactcgaaagctcgtgaacttgtaagctagtgaacactttttgcgagagtgatcacgaatttccttgttgaccatagtagattgcgagacaaatgaataccctctagcgattaaaataaatatcattcaACACCAAACCCCTCCGCTGCATGGACTCGTTTGTAAAGGAGTGAAGTTTGCAGTGACCATTATCAAAAACTTATCTAGAGTAATTGCTTCGTTTGATTATTTTACCACGattacagaattttttttaatgatgtgaTTCACGTCTCACCTCTTGGACCCACTGTGCCAGTATACCGACTGTTTCAGGATAGCGTGGTAGATATCTGGTGACGATAAACCCCTCCATCTTCAGTTGACTGAATACCATCTTACTATAGATTGATGACACTATAGTGGAAAATGGATAATGTGTGATAAACGAGTTCTATTGTAGcgtactgtaaaaaaaatatcaaatctatCCACACAATTCAATGGTTTAATCAATGCAGGCAATAAAATAACTTCTTTAGGAGAATAATTTTGGATGACGAACCACAATAAGACTTTTCAAGGGAAATCACATACCAACCCCATATCGGCTGTGGAACGAGCTTTTGGCAATACTACATGCAGCATTTAGAATGCCGTTtcatacaaattttcatgaattggATTACGCACAACTTTAACGCACAGCCCGACGACCCATTTCCCTTTCTTCTggtaaaataatatatatccCAAATTAGAAACCAGAATTAAACTAAGTCGGGGCACATAATCTAAACTGCTATTTTTCCTGAGTTGACAAGATGGGTTGAAGCCACTTTTTTCAACTCGAACACTACAAAGAGATACTTACCCTTAACTGCAAGTTTAGGATCCAAGTTAGTTTGACATGTGGTCATGAATAATCGCAATTTAATACGTGATTTAATTTGATACGAGGTTTGAAAAATTCAAGACGATGGTAAACTAATTGGAAACGGAAAGTCCGACTGGACTCGGTTTCTAGACTTACTGAACCTGACTGACATTGCATGGGGTTGTGTTCAAAGTCAGATTCAACACAGCTCTGGCTTAATTTGCTGAAAATAAATCTGAATTCAGAATAAAGGTGGTATATTCATCATTTAATAAGACACACTGTCACGATCAGTGTAAGcttactttatttctttttactaTAGTTTTTACTCAAACCAATGACTCAATTGATATTATTCAAGATTAACTTACATTTCTCAGGTTCTTTTAAGTTGTAACCGGAAATGGCTCCACAGCATGAGACACGACCAAATAATTTCATGTTGAGAACTGCTGCAGTAGCAAACTCGCCACCAACCTGGAAATGATAAATTCATGTTCGACACTAGATTAAGTTTCAAAAGTGGGTACAATCCCCGCCCTTTTTCCTTAAAATGCTTTAATGTTGTGCCTTTGCTTAATTTCATTCCTCTAATTGTATTgtgaatgtatatttttgttgttatctATTGAAATGACAGTGGTCGACATTTTATGACAACTAATTTAAAACGGATGTCAGTATCGTTATCTCACATCTTCTGACAAAAATATGCGGCAGCATTATTATACGTTGATCATAGACAAACACCATTTCCTTTATCATTCTGGTTATCATATTTTTGCTCTTACCTTTCAATTTCTTAAACACATCAGTGGCTTGTATTTAGTGTAAGATGCCTATTTGAGGATAGATCTGTGATAAATTTAGATATAACGATTTCGAATTTTGTCCGTCTGTAAATCAACcaacaaaaatcattttcttacgTTATCAAAATATACATCGATTCCGTCTGGAGCTAGTTCCTTAAGCTTGGCATCAAGGTTCGGTGTTGTTTTGTAGTTGAAGACTTCATCAAAACCAAGTTCCTTCAGATACTCCAACTTCTCTTCACTTCCTGCCGATCCGATCACTCGACATCCCTGtaatataaagaagaaaaatacttcagaacaacaaaaaatgcaCTCACGTActtgttgtttcttttgatcTTTGAGATACAGTTTCTATAAAGATGTGCTCTCACCAGTTTTTTAATATAACTTTTAGTCGTCCTGTTTTATCACCATGTGTATGAGTTGAATGTttatttgtaatcatgattgcGTTAAAAAAAGACCTTCAACATATTTAGTTATTAAAcaataatgcatatatatataccgGTGTAGATAGCTTTTAGGAGTTATGGACCAGGGAATTGTAAATTTGGAAAGAGTTGTTGTATATAGTTCGACATAGCTGATATTGTTCAAAATTAGTGAATGCTTCATACCAGGGATGGCACCATCCAGGGGCTTGACTTATGTAGTGTatactatggaagcttaaaagtgccaccgagatgttgagataattatctcgggaagtcgacatcttgatagcaaaagataagatgacgagatcccagatctcatcatgttgacatcttgtagaagagatgatgagatgacaagatcccagatctcatcatgtcaacatcttttggaagagatgatgagatgacaagatcccggatctcatcatgttgacatcttttagaagagatgttgagatgacaagatcccggatctcatcatgtcaacatcttttagaagagatgatgagatgacaagatcccggatatcatcatgttgacatcttttagaagagatgatgagatgacaagattccggatctcgtcatgtcgacatcttttagaagaaatggtcagatgacaagatcttcgatccatgatcatgtcatctaatcatctcttctacaagatgtcaacatgatgagatccgggatcttgtcatctcatcatctcttcttaaagatgttgacatgatgagatccaggatcttgtcatctcatcatctcttctacaagatgtcaacatgatgagatccgggatcttgtcatctcatcatctcttcttaaagatattgacatgatgagatccaggatcttgtcatctcatcatctcttcttaaagatgttgacatgatgagatccgggatcttttcatctcatcatctcttctaaaagatgttgacatgatgagattcgggatcttgtcatctcatcatctcttctaaaagatgtcgacatgatgagatctgggatctcgtcatcttatcttttgctatcaagatgtcgacttcccgagataattatctcaacatctcggtggcacttttaagcttccatagtatACCTTTTTAAAACAGAATGATAATAGAGGTAGTTATATAGTTTGACGGCCCAAAATTTTCGTCTTCAAGCTCGCGTTCCTCATTTCTTCGTTTTGTTCTGATTTCTCCCTAAttctttcactttttgaaaaagCATAGGTGGCTATCATACCCTGCCATCCCAATGGTGCCGCCCAGATTCATACACAGCCTCCCTTGCAATCGGGCAAAATATTAGTATGAAACTACAAGGAGTGAATACAGGTATAGATATCGCATTTACCTTGATCTTGGCAATTTGTCCAACAACGTTCCCTACTGCACCTGCAGCTCCGCTAACCAGGACAGTCTCTCCTGGCTTAGGGTCAGTGATATCCAGAAGACCAAAGTACGCTGTCAAGCTATAGAAGAGTATTAAAACCCAGAACGGTGTTTTGTGCAATTTATTATAGTTGAGGTTATTTGTATCATtcttatattataaattaattatattatgatattataaaaaCTACAATTCCCCCATGACATAATTAACCTGGACGAGtgattcatttattgatttattatacatgtatgtataggaACTTTGAACCATACACACGTTTTTTTACCAAGAGAGTGTCTTTTATTGACAGGATTAATCTTTGTTTAACGTGTACACACAACATAATAAAACCCTGGCGCAtcattcaaaaatattcatataccGTATATGGGTTTTGATAAATCTAAGCCCGGGGATTTAAATTCTAGCATGTCTAGTCGAATATATTCCATAGAAATCctgatagttttttttctacCTTTATAATCTAAAGAATCATAAATAGATTGCCTGTGTGCAATAAACCTAGTACTTAAAAGGGCAGAATCATTTTACTATATTCGCTCTTACCCAGGCATTCCTAGCGACCCGATGGCGTAAGACCGGGGTACATCAGCCGGTAGCGGAGGCATCTTTCTGAGTTCCTTTCCATTATTGACAGAATGCGTGGTCCATCCACAACTCGGAAGCGTCCACGTTCCGACGGGGAATTTCTCATTGCGACTTTCTATGACTCTagggttatttaaaaaaagtaataaaatcagCCAGGAGGATCTTTAATCGTATTAGAAAAATTAGAATGTTTGCAAGTGAACTCGGTGTCTACCGTAATATTGCATTGTACTTAGGCTTCTAACTTCTAAgccattttattcttattttacaatttcatgCGTCTGCAGCGCATGCATAAGGACACGTTATCTGTTATTTTTAAAGCtatgtttattttcaatgaatttgtAGAGGAGGAATACCACGTGATAATCCAATATTTCATTATGGAAATTATTCATTGTTTAGATATCTTTATTGTTGAtacaacaatttgaaaaggTTATTTTTCTTCCCTTTAACAATGAACATTATCTCTATCTTTCTGACTGTCGATGAACAACACAAATAGTTGATCGTAAACTTTGGCACTACATTAGCAAGGAAGACTCGTTACATTAAAGTATATAAATTCTAGACCTGACCCCTAACATATATTTAAAGGTTGAATGACTAAGCAATTCAGACTGACTCAAATACaaaggtataaaaaaatatggtgaAAGGTCATAAGAAATATACCATGACAAAGCAAATTATTGATAAagatttgtgttttttattgaaagtCAAGCGTAGCGGTCTGATTATTGAGTCCGAAATATGCTGTTCAGCTAAATATATCTGGGGAGACGTCACATACACATTTATTGACAAAAAGTACATTAAATATTTGCCTAGGTCAAGTATCATATACACGCAGGACGAGATGCACCAGGATAGCGAATAGTGAGAGATACACAGAGGGGGAGGTAAATTGCAGGGAGAAAAGTTCCGCTTACAACCAGTGCGTTGATCTTCGGCACCTTGAAGCAGCACTAAAACTGGAAGACTGCAGAATGGCAAAATCAtcgagagcccccccccccgtcataTATTATTAGAAtaacaattaataataattcttGAAAGCATAAACTGAATTTGATAATCAATATCTGTCTTAACTCATTCTGTGCTCGTCAATACATCttacatttgaaaatatataatcttTCTTTAACTGTTTGCAGGGAGGGTCTCATAACTCATCAGAGCTAGAGAATTGATAACTGAATGATATTCACActttatgaatatatatgtatatgactTACTTGGCGACCTGTTGTCCGATCATAACTGTTCCAGTTTTTAGAGAAGGACTGTAAGCTCTAATATAGTTTAAGGAGAGAAATgaaaaattgcatattattTCAGTATATCGTATGTAAACAAAAGAGAACATCCTGTCAGGAAACCACTATCATGACTGATCAgtcaaaccatggacctactagtagtaggtccatggtcaaacCAACGGATCTGGCTTCAAACCATCCGATGGTTTGctataaataataatgtaatactTATTTTTGCCTTTGAGACTGTAACATACACTACCAAagatgggtgtcgatcggtattcttggttgggggggatgattgacacaattttttgtggatggggatctttcaacattacccccactaaaatcacaaataagggcatttgggagtggttgataatGCATGGTgatcttggaaattccttcattgttgtagtgtactttacttatatttttttttttgaaaattcaaattgtgtTACAAGtgagcctattctaaactcatgcgaaagaaaaaaaatgacaaaaattgtctggaccatgtacatagtgatctgtttattgagcatgatgtatacacaggggcgtcgatccatttttcagatggggggagggggcaaaatcatgaatcaacgttctaAAGGCGCTCTATCACTcaaaacgaacaaactcacccacccacacataggcctatatatatatatgactcatgagaaagagacacatatctcaaaaatgcgagcgcgaagcgcgagctgaaattttttagtatgacatggaaacaggaaaaatgtacctgtttaggtttgtttgtaagtaactcatgaggaggatagatacatgtatctcactagagaacgagctgaaatttctttttattttgacctgaaagcttgatattctgagcatttttggtaccaatgattgagatggttatctagaagaacaatagatgcgaacgcaaagcgcgagctgaaaattttgatatttcgatctggaaaaaaaagacagattaTTGGAcgcttttgataaagaacaagatatatatccaacaaaagattattgcaaatcgaagcgggagttcttttgaggtttagaactgaaagcaggacattctattcacctatttaatcatgaatagtatgggtttttggtacagaaatgatgcgagcacgaactGAAAagctttatattccaatctgaaaagcaaacattttgagcacgattttaaataaaaatcgagttggtatctcaatctcgcttgttGATTtaagtgtagcattacaatcttattttttagttgcacatgcggaattattgagGATCGACTTctctgtgtatacaacccgactggcaatatcttttttcttcttaatacAAGATGATAAAATGcggattcggaccaattaaattgaaattaaaactaGCACAAGttacaaactgtgtggcttctcgtgcaccATCGGGCTAaccgtcattccttagacgatttatcttgccaccattttactcccgtttattttttcaccattttgaattaattgatttattaaaattaatttactcaccactggtgggatggaacaccctatcaacaaaagttgtttttcgttgGAGTCCTTTTATGCcatgtgttaaaaatatcatataaataaacaattcattctttttcatcttgaacctcaacccatctgtttaaaagtcctggaaaacaatacacaaattgcgagggaaacaaactgatatATGGCATACTAATCATCAATAATTCATTATGAtcaatcttttcatttttcatcattattatagtttttctaccctaaattattggggggggggatgataatacaggccatcccccccacttgaaatattgggggggatatatccccccatccccccgtgatcgacacccatgctgCCAAATCTGCGGTGCTAATATAGTTCGGAATCTAGGCCACACCATAGAAGTGTTATAACAATACCGCTTTAAAATTAAATCGAAACGCCTATCTGAAATTAgtccaaaaccaaactggtgttgttttaacACTTCTCCGGTGTGGTCATAtattccggactggtgttaaataaacaccgcagtttttgcagtgtacctACAGAACAGGCAAGTGGTGTTTCTGTCTTGGAAATATACTATTCTtgataattaaatgaataaaatgaaacagttttttttaatatctcaGAAAACCAACAGGAATCACCTCGATCCATCATATCGAAATggtaaaatacatttattttgcatTAGCTGGAATGGTCAATATAATTATGTGTGCTGCTTGTATTTTCGTCACGGTCAAAGGATCAATATTGTTTCAATGACTTGACAAAACTAAACGCAGCAAACAATCAATAATCATTTCGTCTTATGCTatccaaaataattataatgctACCAGCACTATCaaagaaatatgatttcaaGATATACCTGGGTGAGAAGTATTATATTACATTTGATACTACCAATAGAATCATTATTTTGCACATCTGATATTCTACTGATATTCAAGAAAACCCCTCAAAGGGTAGATTAATATGATAACGAATGAATATTTTGCCAAGTATCTTTAATGTCAATCCTAGAAGTAAAATTGTGAAGTTCAAATAACTAAACATTATAGTTAACAATGCGTATCATCATGTGGGCATTAGAAATATGATATGCATACACGAGGTGAAATTTCAACAGATGTGCTTGTAATTATTCGTCCAAGAAAAGTAATGTGTAATATATGTTTTATGTGGATGGATCATTGTTACatcttcatttaaaaacaatgaCCGATCAATAGAACCAGTCACTAACATTTTTTCTGTCTCATAAATCAGCTGGTATAAATCACTGATGATCTTCTGATAGATTTCAGCCAATCATTTGGTTACTAGGATCAATTTAATCATTTATGATTTATTGTAAACAAATCCCATTATTCCACTGTGTGTCTgattttctttcccctttcctttcggGGCCTAAATCATTTTCAAGTTTTAAGCTTAAGATGGAGGTATCCCACATTGCATTTTGAAATGTATTATGTCTTATATTCTGCTATATGTTTCAATAACTAAGAAAATAAATCTACCAGGTgttattatatatcaataaacATATTAGAATGTGTTTATGCAAATGTTAGTCATTAATATTACTTATTGTTACGTTATGCTAAGAACAAAATTATTACACTTGTATTCacttttgttattggaatgtggaaatgaGTAAATCAAATCGAATATAATGCATTAACAGTTTGGGTAAGAAGATTGCTCAACTATTTTATACTCAATTAAAAAGCAAATGATCCTTAacgatgaaacaaaaaatatatagcaaaTTTACATAAACATGacaaatgaattaatgaaaccAACAGGTATTTAGTCTAATGTTTGTTTGCTAAAATATCTAGGAAGATGCTATGTCGGGCATACCTCATGTATGGATCCACAGAGAGATACTCGGCTTCCAGTAGAACCTCTGTATGAACATCAATGGATGGTAATGATGTGTACAAGAATGGAGAGATGGTATATGAGACAAAATAGATGAGAAAGTAGGCGGGAACAGAGAATATTCCTAGTTTTTCTTTTCTGTACACAATCAATTGTACACGGAAAAAACAATATTCATAAGTATGGTAACATTTCAAAAAGCTACGTGCAATTAATCATACCGATGAACGATAACCATGAGTTATAGTGATATAagatatttattcatctttctttctctacaTTAAGCGTCATATAAGGTCATTACATTCATGATAATCAAGCATGAAAGTTCTCCagtataatcataaaaataaaacatcatgACAGTAAAACACAGGGAATGCATtttaaaaagaagataaaggaaGATAGTTTAAAACAACCCAATGAAATAATTGGATAAACCAAAGATCTGATGACTTTATTAAGTGTAGTTTTCTCCTATGAGAGTcatcaaaatgattaaatgattttCAAAGTATGCTACTGGTCGACACAcggggagggagggggtgttAAATATTTTGTATAAGTCGTATGAGTGTTGGTGGAAATTAAAACGTTCTTTGATTTAATATCTACACTTTTTAGGAAAAGTGAGTGTGGTTTGAAACAACTTGAAGTCATGGAATCTGCGGGAAATCTTACaattaataataaatgtatCTTTTCATAAAATCTATGAGGACAATCCGAAAGTATGATTAAAATCTTCGGCATTTTGTATGTTTTAGCTAAGGTATAAAACAAGACAATTTCTTACCCCCATCATTGAGTGCTGGGATATCGAACTCCTCAAGTCTCATGTCACTTTCCTTTGGAAACCCATCAAAGTGCTTGgcgaaaatccatctttttccTTTGCGAGGCATGTTGAGACTTCTAATGATTTCAAGTAAGGGAAACGGCAGTAGTTGTTCACCCGTCAATAGTCAGTCGTCAATAGCCGGCTGTTGGTCAGTGTGCAGAGTTCCGGGGCAAAGTTTCGTTGAATCgtttttgcctttaactctGGACTGAACAGAATGTGTGTCAGTATATACGGCAAAAGGACGCAACGCTTGTGATAGGTCAATCACCAACTATCACCAGGAACTACCATTATTCAGCTGCAATCTACGCACTAAAGTCTATGTTTGCTAATAACCCAAAGTCCCATTCTCAAATATCTTGGTTGTAGAACTACTCCCACGACACGCCATCCAGGGGCAGATCTATGTCTAAGTGATggatgtacactgtaaaaactgcggtgttaaaactgacaccaattggtgttagtagaggaccacaccctgaggtgaaGGTagtgaaaatcttttttttttttttttttttttacttttgtttttcaaatttctccGGACCAATATGACTTCTATCTTGTAGCGAAAAccttatcaatattttttcttgcttttcaaattttcatcagcAACCCTCAGTAAAATAGTTCCTAGGGTCCTGTTTGTGGTTAACATTTTGGTTCAATCAGAGACCTAGAgttgtaggtccatggtttaacATAACGCTCCATGAATTTATTGAGAAAGGACAGGAGCTACCGTGAATTGATTAACATACAGTCATGTTTGTCCGTGTACAGCATTATTGTTTGCCTTTTGTCAGATTatctaaaacaaaacaaatattttcgtaCACTAATATAACGTTGTATAAGACATTTTCCCTAAAACCATGTAAAcattgtcatatatatatacacaaacatTCCTGTGATCCTCTGTTGGCCGACTGAATCAAACACATGAATTTAGGCTCGAATGTGTTGGTCGATTTATAGAGCTCTTGCTGTAGTTTGCAATTGCGCCATCTTTTAGCACTTTCGTGACCAATTGAGCCGAAAATATAGTAATTAGAGATCGAAAAAGAGGGAGAGGTCATGACAAGGGGGTCGAGATGGGGCAAATAATTGAATGAGGAAAGTGtgataaagaagaaaatgaggggaaaagaaagaagaggaaataaAGGAGGAGAATGTGAAGGGCGTCAAAGAAAACCAAAAGGAAGAACaagtaagaaaaaagaagggggatgaaaaaagatgaagaaatagAAGGAGAGAATACAGgggagggaaagaagaagaagaaaagggggagtAGTGGGAGAGATGATGGTGGGGGAAGGAATAGCTGGAATATAGCCGGACGGTGATGAGGAGGGGGTAAGCTGACAAGGATGGGAAGAATACTTGAACAGGGAATGGACGAAGaagggagaagaagaaataCTATACATTGATGATTTGGAAAAGTCTTGAGACAACTTTCGGATTGCATATttataatcattaaaatttcaaatttagatattcttacattttcaataaaaaggaCAATACAAACCATTACATGATGTTTATAACAACACCTAattatacaaatgaaatttaacACATAACGAAatttataaaaagaatatttctgGAGACAATTCAcaacacatatttcatattttaaatagAAAGATATGAGTACCTGTGGaaatcgagggggggggggtactcatgACAAGTCTTGCATAATGTGACCCCcatgaaagaaaatgacaaatataTTGCTGCATGCTTACGAATATATACTCATAACAAGAAACAAGAACAAATAAAATCGAGCAAAgacaaatttaaaacaaaaaaggacACAGAGAATGACACAGAAGGCAGCTGCATAAATGAGTGCTAAGTCGAAAGTGATGAAAGAAtggagtaataataataatagcagggcccgctgcaGGGGAGATCaatttcggaactgaagtggctaccctgtgTAAATAtaccataattattattattacgtaAATGCCAAATGAGAGATTGTCGCAATCGACATACCAAACTATTTGAACTGATCCTATTACCAAAacttatttcttgaaaaaatatacCCTTCCTGTATCAAGCCAAGTCCTCCCCCAACAATGGAGAAACACTAACCGTAgcaatgaacatttcaaaacatctataggctatacatgtatttacatagGCTATACATATATTCACACCAAGGTTGACTGTAAATGTCACATATTTAAACTACTTATTTGGTGATTTctaatatgaattatgaaatttttcaattgttattaatttgacaaaaactTTTTTGCCAAATCTCACTAAaatcataataacaatgatagttttACGTGTTCAATGACCCTGACCTTTAAATTGTGCATCACACAGTAAACATAATATTATCACGATTTGATTTCCCTTCAAGATGGTTGGTAGTTGGACGACATGCTTATTTTGATATTAAGATGGACATAGCTCTACTCATGGAATCATTCAACCTAATTCACTATTCTtcgaattttattcagaaagaGATCTCTGTCTCATTCTCACTTTCCTTCGCTCTcactatctctccctctctcactcgATTTATATCACTCTCCAGACCCATAACTACGAACTTTGAAGGGGGAGCCAagtttttgaaaagaaaaaaaagtgtgccTTTCTGTGATGTGAGAGCGAAGCGATATCCCTCTAGTCAGTTATACAGGCCTGAACTAATTCCCTTTCTTCTACCCCTTAAtatctccctctccctctctctctctgcaacTCAAACAGGCCTCCTCGTCCATCCCTTAAGAAGAATCAAATCACCATCTTTCAGCAATCTTTaccaacaaccccccccccacacaaaaaagaaaatcgcaTGAAAGGAGTCTTTAGAGCGTGTTTGATGAATAACGTGCAAGTTCAGCAACGAATCGATACATTCGTGTTTATGTGTACATGATCACTTCATATCAAGTTAAGATCGGGTAAACGTGCTGTCCAAAAGAATCAAGTCCGCAGTAGTCTGCAGAAATGTtcttaaaggcctggtcacaccgcccgagcgttgttggagcggtcgtggg is a window of Lytechinus variegatus isolate NC3 chromosome 2, Lvar_3.0, whole genome shotgun sequence DNA encoding:
- the LOC121408871 gene encoding prostaglandin reductase 1-like, coding for MPRKGKRWIFAKHFDGFPKESDMRLEEFDIPALNDGEVLLEAEYLSVDPYMRAYSPSLKTGTVMIGQQVAKVIESRNEKFPVGTWTLPSCGWTTHSVNNGKELRKMPPLPADVPRSYAIGSLGMPGLTAYFGLLDITDPKPGETVLVSGAAGAVGNVVGQIAKIKGCRVIGSAGSEEKLEYLKELGFDEVFNYKTTPNLDAKLKELAPDGIDVYFDNVGGEFATAAVLNMKLFGRVSCCGAISGYNLKEPEKLSSIYSKMVFSQLKMEGFIVTRYLPRYPETVGILAQWVQEGKIKVREHRTDGFDNMFKAFTELFTGANTGKAIVKV